CTGCGCGCTCCCTGCTGGCTCCCCCACGCTTTCGCCTCTTGACTACCCCTCAGCACACCCTCTCTCCCATGTTGTCCATGCCCTCCTTGGGAACACCCTGCCTTCCTGTCCAGTCTTGTTGGAGATCTGATCTGTTTGTGACACTCCTCCCACATGCTCTCCCGTCTGCAGTGCCGGAATTGCGATTACCAGCAGGAAGCCGACAACAGCTGCATCTACGTCAACAAAATCACGCACGAAGTGGAGTGAGTGGCGGGACCTCGCTTGGGGCACGGGTCACCTCTTAGGACACCCGGCCTGACCGCTAATTACTTCCCTATGCCTGCAGCGAGCTGACCCAGATCATCGCAGACGTGTCCCAGGACCCCACGTTGCCCCGGACGGAGGACCACCCGTGCCAGAAGTGAGTACGCAGCTGGCATAGGGAAAGAGGAGTGGCTGTGCACAGAGAGGTCTTTCGCGGTTTAGTAACTGAACCATTCCCTCAGGTGTGGCCACAAGGAGGCAGTGTTCTTTCAGTCACACAGTGCCCGAGCTGAGGTGAGTGGCGGCTGGGTGCttgggggggtaggggtgggggggacaCGCCAGTTTTGGGTTGATCCTGTTTACTCAAATCAAGATTGGGAAAGTTTCTTTGATCGTTTCTTTTGGTCCTCACACTATCCTCTGGGTCCAGACCCTGACTGAACGTTCTTATTGCTAGGACGCCATGCGCCTGTACTATGTTTGCACTGCCCCACACTGCGGCCACCGCTGGACTGAGTGATCGTTCCTTCTTCCACCTGTAATAAATGCCAGTTTCTACACTAGTGTTTCCCGTGTTTATTTCTCTCGTGGGTAGGGAGCAGCCAGTCTTATCAGGTCGTGCGGTGTAGGGTGCGGTGCTGCGCATAAGCATCCGGCCGAGAGCTGGTGAAGCCACAGTCTTCACACACGTGCAGCTTCTCCCTGCGCTCCCGGTAAGCGTAGCTGGCTGGCTGCCCGTGCACCTTGGCAAGGTGAGCTTCCAGGGAACAGCGCTGGGTGAAAGCTTTCCCACAGGCTCCGCAGCGGAATGGCCGTATTCCTGTTAAGATGAGCAGAGAGGGCGATGGCGGCCTTGGAGCGTAGGCTTCTGGCCTTGCCACTCCCTATCTTTATTCCTAGCTAGGCAGACACTTATGTTTGTGGTCCACTAGCCATCTGCTACTTCTGCTTAAGGCAACAGGAGCCAGGCCATGTGTCTCCTCCATCCCTCAACAGGAAGCGTCttgtgagagagggagggactctTAGCTACTTGCCTGCTCTCAATCTGGAACCTGGAAATATATCATATGGATTTattgtgagacaaggtctcacagtgtagccctggctggcctggaactcagagatctgccttcctctgcccagaagtgctgggattaaaggcaagtaccAAAAGCCTGGCTTATTTGGGGtgtctgtgtacgtgtgtgtttgCTCACAAACGTATGCATGCACAAATGCTATGGTCCAAGTTTCGGGGTCAGAAAATAATTTGCAGGAATCTTATACCACCTGGAtcctgggaatttaactcagttATGAGAGTTGCCAGCAAtggccttacccactgagcaatctggcTGGAACACTATGTCTCCTTACCTGTGCCCCTATTGTATATCTGATCCCTGGAAACCCCATACCCCATGCGTCTGCCTCTGTCATTCCATCACCATCACTATCTGGCGTCCAGAAGACGCTCTTTGTTCCTGCTGTTGCTTACCAGTGTGAGTCCTCATGTGACGCTTGAGATCGAAGGCATCGTGAAAGCCTTTACCACAATAGTGGCACACGTGGCGCCTCGCTGGGCTGTGGCATTTGAGGTGCCGAGTCAGCATGCGTTGCAGCGGGAAGGCCTTGGGGCAGAGTGGGCAGCCAAGTGTCCCGGGGCCCTTGGGAGCAGAGGTCAGTGTCCCCTGTGAGGACTGCCAGAGGGTGTAAGGGTTAGTATGGCCAGCTGGATCTTGTTCAGTCTTTGCTACTCTGTAGTTGTGTGCCCAGAGTGAAGGGCAGCTGTGAGTAGTGGGGACAGCTGCAACCCTCTCTCCAAACCAAATCCATCAATCTGACCATTATGTCCCTC
This Mus musculus strain C57BL/6J chromosome 7, GRCm38.p6 C57BL/6J DNA region includes the following protein-coding sequences:
- the Polr2i gene encoding DNA-directed RNA polymerase II subunit RPB9; translation: MEPDGTYEPGFVGIRFCQECNNMLYPKEDKENRILLYACRNCDYQQEADNSCIYVNKITHEVDELTQIIADVSQDPTLPRTEDHPCQKCGHKEAVFFQSHSARAEDAMRLYYVCTAPHCGHRWTE
- the Ovol3 gene encoding putative transcription factor ovo-like protein 3, translated to MPRVFLVRSRRPQPPNWSHLPDQLRGDAYVPDCSSLAVPPAHRSSGLRDTWAVSSQGTLTSAPKGPGTLGCPLCPKAFPLQRMLTRHLKCHSPARRHVCHYCGKGFHDAFDLKRHMRTHTGIRPFRCGACGKAFTQRCSLEAHLAKVHGQPASYAYRERREKLHVCEDCGFTSSRPDAYAQHRTLHRTT